Proteins encoded within one genomic window of Streptomyces profundus:
- a CDS encoding epoxide hydrolase family protein — protein MITPFRIAVPQADLDDLDDRLARTRWPNEIDGAGWDYGFPLARLTELAEHWRTDYDWRAHEARLNELPHHTTEIDGQNIHFVHVRSADPDAMALILTHGWPGSFLEFLDVIEPLARDFHLVIPSLPGYGFSGPTRERGWDVDRIARAWAELMSVLGYERFGAQGGDFGSGVSMALGAVAPDRVIGVHVNYLPTRPDPDADVELSATDEARLAKVGALMANRPPYQALQAATPQTVGYALNDSPVGQLAWIAERFAHWTGPGTEISDERILTNVSLYWLTATAASSARLHRETRRATAPCPVPLGVAVFAHDITQSVRPLVERLYDVRHWSEFDRGGHFAAMEVPDLLARDIRDFFATLTP, from the coding sequence ATGATCACGCCGTTCCGTATCGCCGTCCCCCAGGCCGACCTCGACGACCTCGACGACCGCCTCGCCCGCACCCGGTGGCCCAACGAGATCGACGGCGCCGGCTGGGACTACGGCTTCCCGCTGGCCCGCCTCACGGAGCTGGCCGAGCACTGGCGCACCGACTACGACTGGCGCGCCCACGAGGCGCGGCTCAATGAACTCCCCCACCACACCACCGAGATCGACGGCCAGAACATCCACTTCGTGCATGTCCGATCCGCCGACCCGGACGCCATGGCGCTGATCCTCACCCATGGCTGGCCAGGATCGTTCCTGGAGTTCCTCGATGTGATCGAGCCGCTCGCGCGCGACTTCCACCTGGTGATCCCGTCCCTCCCCGGCTACGGCTTCTCCGGGCCGACCCGGGAACGCGGCTGGGACGTCGACCGGATCGCCCGCGCCTGGGCCGAGTTGATGAGCGTCCTCGGCTACGAGCGCTTCGGCGCCCAGGGCGGCGACTTCGGCTCGGGCGTCTCCATGGCGCTCGGCGCGGTGGCCCCGGACCGGGTCATCGGCGTCCATGTCAACTACCTACCGACCCGCCCCGACCCGGACGCGGACGTCGAACTCTCCGCGACGGACGAGGCCCGGCTGGCCAAGGTCGGCGCGCTGATGGCGAACCGCCCCCCGTACCAGGCCCTCCAGGCCGCCACCCCCCAGACCGTCGGCTACGCCCTCAACGACTCACCGGTCGGCCAACTGGCCTGGATCGCCGAACGCTTCGCGCACTGGACGGGCCCCGGCACGGAGATCAGCGACGAGCGGATCCTCACCAACGTGTCCCTGTACTGGCTCACCGCCACCGCCGCCTCCTCCGCGCGCCTGCACCGCGAAACGCGACGCGCCACCGCGCCCTGCCCCGTCCCCCTCGGCGTGGCGGTCTTCGCCCACGACATCACCCAGTCGGTGCGACCGCTCGTCGAGCGGCTCTACGACGTCCGCCACTGGTCGGAGTTCGACCGGGGCGGCCACTTCGCCGCGATGGAGGTCCCCGACCTCCTCGCCCGGGACATCCGCGACTTCTTCGCCACCCTCACGCCGTAG
- a CDS encoding ABC transporter ATP-binding protein yields MSRLSAKELRVGHGARDVLTDLDFDVPDAELTVIIGPNACGKSTLLHALSRLHAARGGSVLLDGKDIRRYGAKEVARRVGLLPQSPLAPDGITVHDLVSRGRYPHQGVLRSWSDEDAAAVADALRATGVADLAQRRVDQLSGGQRQRVWIAMAVAQETPLLLLDEPTTYLDIGHQVEVLRLMRELRNTGRTVVAVLHEINHAARYATHLVAMHEGRVIARGDPRDIVTPELIETMFGLPSRVLIDEVTGAPIVVPEETL; encoded by the coding sequence GTGAGCAGACTCTCGGCGAAGGAACTGCGGGTGGGCCACGGTGCGCGCGATGTGCTCACGGATCTCGACTTCGACGTCCCCGACGCCGAACTCACCGTGATCATCGGCCCCAACGCCTGCGGCAAGTCCACCCTGCTGCACGCGCTCTCCCGGCTGCACGCCGCGCGCGGCGGCAGCGTGCTGCTCGACGGCAAGGACATCCGCCGGTACGGAGCGAAGGAGGTGGCGCGCCGCGTCGGCCTGCTGCCCCAGTCGCCCCTCGCGCCCGACGGCATCACCGTCCACGATCTGGTCTCCCGGGGCCGCTACCCGCACCAGGGGGTGCTGCGCAGCTGGTCGGACGAGGACGCGGCGGCGGTGGCCGACGCGCTGCGCGCCACCGGCGTGGCCGACCTCGCCCAGCGCCGCGTCGACCAGCTCTCCGGCGGCCAGCGGCAACGCGTCTGGATCGCGATGGCGGTGGCCCAGGAGACCCCGCTGCTGCTGCTCGACGAGCCCACCACCTATCTGGACATCGGCCACCAGGTCGAAGTGCTGCGGCTGATGCGGGAGTTGCGGAACACCGGGCGCACCGTGGTCGCCGTGCTGCACGAGATCAACCACGCCGCCCGCTACGCCACCCATCTGGTGGCCATGCACGAGGGACGCGTCATCGCGCGCGGCGACCCACGGGACATCGTCACCCCCGAGCTGATCGAGACGATGTTCGGCCTGCCGTCCCGCGTACTGATCGACGAGGTCACCGGCGCCCCCATCGTGGTCCCCGAGGAGACTCTCTGA
- a CDS encoding FecCD family ABC transporter permease produces the protein MTGQLVLRHGRFSTRVARRPALVCLALGALTVALAALALTLGRAQVTLPDIVAVLSGQERGMPRKVVLEWRLPRIVAAVVFGAALGVSGAVFQSLTRNPLGSPDIIGFNSGAYTGVVVAILLGATGYAALAAGALLGGVATAALVYTLAFRNGLAGFRFVIVGIAVGAFLSSLNTWFSVRAEVDLALRAAVWGAGSLARADWTALALAGAGGLVVLACLPLAQRWLRHLELGDATAAGIGVPVERAKGALVLLGVVTTALVTASAGPISFVALAAPHIARRLTGRGESVDLLGSALVGALLLLASDVAAQHAVPGVVLPVGAVTVCFGGLYLVWLLVVESRRS, from the coding sequence GTGACCGGGCAACTCGTGCTCAGACACGGCCGGTTCAGCACCCGCGTCGCCCGCAGGCCGGCCCTGGTCTGCCTCGCCCTCGGGGCGCTGACGGTCGCGCTCGCGGCGCTGGCGCTCACCCTCGGGCGGGCCCAGGTCACCCTCCCCGACATCGTGGCCGTCCTCAGCGGCCAGGAGCGGGGCATGCCGCGGAAGGTCGTCCTGGAGTGGCGGCTGCCGAGGATCGTCGCCGCCGTGGTCTTCGGCGCCGCGCTCGGCGTCAGCGGGGCCGTCTTCCAGTCGCTGACCCGCAACCCGCTGGGCAGCCCCGACATCATCGGCTTCAACTCGGGCGCCTACACCGGCGTGGTCGTCGCCATCCTGCTGGGCGCGACCGGCTACGCCGCCCTGGCCGCCGGCGCGCTGCTCGGCGGGGTCGCCACGGCGGCGCTGGTCTACACGCTGGCGTTCCGCAACGGGCTGGCCGGTTTCCGGTTCGTCATCGTGGGCATCGCCGTGGGCGCGTTCCTCTCGTCGCTCAACACCTGGTTCTCGGTGCGGGCGGAGGTGGACCTCGCGCTGCGCGCCGCCGTCTGGGGCGCCGGCTCGCTCGCCAGGGCCGACTGGACCGCCCTGGCGCTGGCCGGCGCCGGCGGGCTGGTCGTCCTCGCCTGCCTGCCGCTGGCGCAACGCTGGCTGCGGCACCTGGAGTTGGGGGACGCCACGGCGGCGGGCATCGGGGTGCCGGTCGAACGCGCCAAGGGCGCCCTGGTGCTCCTCGGCGTGGTGACCACCGCGCTGGTCACCGCGTCGGCTGGCCCGATCTCCTTTGTCGCGCTCGCCGCCCCGCATATCGCCCGCCGGCTCACCGGCCGGGGCGAGTCGGTCGATCTGCTCGGCTCCGCGCTGGTCGGAGCGCTGCTGCTGCTCGCCTCCGACGTCGCCGCCCAGCACGCCGTCCCCGGCGTGGTCCTCCCGGTCGGCGCGGTGACCGTCTGCTTCGGCGGCCTGTATCTGGTCTGGTTGCTCGTCGTGGAGTCACGGCGCTCGTGA
- a CDS encoding iron chelate uptake ABC transporter family permease subunit, producing MDASTATRPVVGTETAARRATRPLALLGAVALLLVAVVASVMVGSTRVPLSSVLSALGGHDGSPEHIAIHDLRVPRTALGVLVGASLAVSGALTQGLTRNPLADPGLLGVNAGAGFAVSLAVAFLGVTRVEQYLGFAFAGAVAASVAVYVIASQGRGSPTPLRLTLVGLALGAVLLGLSRTLALLDVATFDRMRFWDAGTIADRPAGTIGAIAPWVGIGLLLAFVCARPLNALSLGDQLARAVGVRVGLARLGVVVAVTLLCGSATAAAGPLAFVGLMVPHLVRWVTGPDYRWIVPICLFVGPALLLFADVLGRVMVGSGELQVGVVVALVGAPLLVVLVHLRRASAL from the coding sequence ATGGACGCCAGCACCGCCACCCGCCCCGTCGTGGGCACCGAGACCGCCGCCCGCCGGGCGACCAGGCCGCTCGCCCTCCTGGGCGCGGTGGCGCTGCTGCTCGTCGCCGTCGTCGCCAGCGTCATGGTCGGCTCGACGCGGGTGCCGCTCAGCTCGGTGCTCAGCGCGCTGGGCGGACACGACGGCTCCCCCGAGCACATCGCGATCCACGATCTCCGGGTGCCCCGCACCGCGCTCGGCGTCCTCGTCGGCGCCTCGCTCGCCGTCTCCGGGGCGCTGACGCAGGGGCTGACGCGCAACCCCCTCGCCGATCCCGGGCTGTTGGGGGTCAACGCCGGCGCCGGCTTCGCCGTGTCGCTGGCCGTCGCGTTCCTCGGCGTCACCCGCGTCGAGCAGTACCTCGGCTTCGCCTTCGCCGGCGCCGTCGCCGCCAGCGTCGCGGTCTATGTGATCGCCTCCCAGGGCCGGGGCAGCCCCACACCGCTGCGGCTGACCCTGGTGGGCCTGGCCCTTGGCGCCGTCCTCCTCGGCCTCTCCCGGACCCTCGCGCTGCTGGACGTGGCGACGTTCGACCGGATGCGGTTCTGGGACGCCGGCACCATCGCCGACCGTCCCGCCGGCACCATCGGCGCCATCGCGCCCTGGGTCGGCATCGGCCTGCTGCTCGCCTTCGTCTGCGCCCGGCCGCTCAACGCGCTGTCGCTCGGCGACCAGTTGGCCCGCGCGGTCGGGGTACGGGTGGGCCTGGCGCGGCTCGGCGTGGTCGTGGCGGTGACGCTGCTCTGCGGCTCGGCCACCGCCGCCGCCGGGCCGCTGGCGTTCGTCGGGCTGATGGTGCCGCATCTGGTGCGGTGGGTCACCGGGCCCGACTACCGCTGGATCGTGCCGATATGCCTGTTCGTGGGGCCGGCGCTGCTGCTCTTCGCCGATGTGCTGGGCCGGGTCATGGTGGGTTCCGGCGAGTTGCAGGTCGGCGTGGTCGTGGCGCTGGTCGGCGCGCCGCTGCTGGTCGTGCTGGTCCACCTCCGCCGGGCGAGCGCGCTGTGA
- a CDS encoding helix-turn-helix transcriptional regulator: protein MTVSPLAAVVPHHAIRFLGHDTHEHEVPHLVHVVSGTAELVADGRRFPLRTQESAWLAPFVAHAVRVSEGGLVLGPLLEPSAAPPSPVRHLRQLPAVTRVMTAILGAAPATEPEIAPFRRALGDVLRSQLPQYLDVVEPRHPVARAIARDARRTRDTLDQLAHRHHMSARQVQRLFLAETGLAFARWRTRARLNTAIRELLAGAPAARAAERAGYATRSGLLRALARECGIATEDLHGDLREALLDTVA, encoded by the coding sequence GTGACCGTCTCTCCCCTGGCCGCCGTCGTGCCGCACCACGCCATCCGGTTCCTCGGCCACGACACCCACGAGCACGAGGTCCCCCACCTCGTCCATGTGGTGAGCGGCACGGCCGAACTCGTCGCCGACGGGCGCCGCTTCCCGCTGCGGACGCAGGAGAGCGCCTGGCTCGCCCCGTTCGTCGCGCACGCCGTGCGGGTCTCCGAGGGGGGCCTCGTCCTGGGGCCCCTGCTCGAACCGTCCGCCGCGCCGCCGAGCCCCGTCCGGCACCTGCGTCAACTGCCGGCCGTGACGAGGGTGATGACCGCGATCCTGGGCGCCGCGCCCGCCACGGAGCCGGAGATCGCACCGTTCCGCCGCGCGCTGGGCGACGTGCTGCGCAGCCAACTCCCCCAGTACCTCGACGTGGTCGAACCCCGGCACCCCGTGGCCCGGGCCATCGCCCGCGACGCCAGGCGGACCAGGGACACCCTCGACCAGCTGGCCCACCGGCACCACATGAGCGCGCGCCAGGTGCAGCGGCTCTTCCTCGCCGAGACCGGCCTGGCGTTCGCCCGCTGGCGCACCCGCGCCCGTCTCAACACCGCGATCCGCGAACTGCTCGCCGGCGCCCCCGCCGCCCGCGCCGCCGAGCGGGCGGGCTACGCCACCCGCTCGGGGCTGCTGCGCGCGCTGGCCCGCGAATGCGGCATCGCCACCGAGGACCTGCACGGCGACCTCCGCGAGGCGCTGCTGGACACGGTCGCGTAG
- a CDS encoding ABC transporter substrate-binding protein gives MKSALRPIGPVVVATLAILALAGCSASDEGDDGSASDSATRTVSTDYGDVEVPADPRRVVVLNHALAGYLYHLDVPVTAITPEDADQDEGAFSEFWAAEAEAAGTTFLPWSVDGFDLESVLAADPDLIVGGGIGFPLTQAEQVYDELTDIAPTVLVGGELDNWRQQFSFLADEVFDRPDEYQRLLTLHEERVARVREAITPPGPAAYLSITADNTPYVLIEDQGLPADLAAVGIEAAPVFAEGDFEPYTAGGDMFTLATEEIAATLTQPTVFVTGFNGDTTDVATLAEHPAYASLPSFQSGDAHDLPYWTVRPDYDESLALLDIIEEMFG, from the coding sequence ATGAAGTCCGCCCTCCGACCCATCGGCCCGGTCGTGGTCGCCACCCTCGCCATCCTGGCGCTGGCCGGCTGTTCCGCCTCCGACGAGGGGGACGACGGGAGCGCGTCCGACTCCGCGACGCGCACCGTCTCCACCGACTACGGCGACGTCGAGGTGCCGGCGGACCCGCGGCGCGTGGTCGTGCTGAACCACGCGCTCGCCGGCTATCTGTACCACCTCGACGTCCCGGTGACCGCGATCACTCCGGAGGACGCCGACCAGGACGAGGGCGCCTTCTCCGAGTTCTGGGCGGCGGAGGCCGAGGCCGCCGGAACGACCTTCCTGCCCTGGTCCGTCGACGGGTTCGATCTGGAGTCCGTCCTGGCGGCCGACCCCGATCTGATCGTCGGCGGCGGCATCGGCTTCCCGCTGACGCAGGCCGAGCAGGTCTACGACGAGCTGACCGATATCGCGCCCACCGTGCTGGTCGGCGGCGAACTGGACAACTGGCGGCAGCAGTTCTCGTTCCTCGCGGACGAGGTCTTCGACCGGCCCGACGAGTACCAGCGGCTGCTCACCCTGCACGAGGAGCGGGTGGCGCGGGTGCGCGAGGCGATCACCCCGCCGGGGCCCGCCGCCTATCTCTCCATCACCGCCGACAACACGCCCTATGTGCTGATCGAGGACCAGGGGCTGCCCGCCGACCTGGCCGCGGTCGGGATCGAGGCGGCGCCGGTCTTCGCCGAGGGCGACTTCGAGCCCTACACCGCCGGCGGGGACATGTTCACCCTGGCCACCGAGGAGATCGCCGCCACCCTCACCCAGCCGACGGTCTTCGTCACCGGGTTCAACGGGGACACCACGGACGTCGCGACGCTCGCCGAGCACCCGGCCTACGCGTCCCTCCCGTCCTTCCAGTCGGGCGACGCCCATGACCTGCCCTACTGGACGGTGCGCCCCGACTACGACGAGTCCCTGGCGCTGCTCGACATCATCGAGGAGATGTTCGGCTGA
- a CDS encoding siderophore-interacting protein, translating into MTAPTLRTHPLVLRRLEVARTATVNARTVRVTLTGEQLDGFRAAGRAQPAFASPAFDDHVKIIFADGGRIEDALPVQLPHGIEWPRAENRLTRDYTPRAVRAEARELDLDFVLGHQGPAAGWARRARPGDAVWIVGPKSSTVLPAGLDWIVLLGDETALPAVARFLEERPTTAPADVYLTIGDPAARVDLPTRPGDRVHWIEDPEHDQGTPLRLIRDHPWREGAGYVWGAGESRALLPVRRHLRNERGLDRARISVTGYWHESAPEPRAGPGGPPGVPELGSATVAWFAVRAALRLSVLDTLAGAGRLPLPELAARAGVAPAGLGPLLAVLAARDIVELTADSVALGTAGAELVNDEHAREGFDGFDAEVLLSLAALDDTLRHGASGWARSHGATAWEAAAQDPEIYGEFVERGEALGFVLDALAAEPAVATAGHIALSGPGAAVVADVLRDRGVTARLTVTGSGTALGVLRPRVRSHGIGFVAGRVPADLAVSALALGPRTDEEAVAALASLRAVADTLLVVESLRPDELGQGAADQGVLRMALTGAPPRSPAAVRALAEAAGWRFDRGVALGWGYEALALTSTRGG; encoded by the coding sequence ATGACGGCACCCACCCTCAGAACGCATCCCCTGGTGCTGCGCCGGCTGGAGGTCGCGCGGACCGCGACGGTCAACGCCAGGACGGTCCGCGTGACCCTGACGGGAGAGCAACTCGACGGCTTCCGGGCGGCCGGCCGTGCCCAACCGGCCTTCGCCTCACCGGCGTTCGACGACCATGTCAAGATCATCTTCGCGGACGGCGGCCGGATCGAGGACGCGCTGCCCGTCCAACTCCCGCACGGCATCGAGTGGCCGCGCGCCGAGAACCGGCTGACCCGCGACTACACCCCGCGCGCGGTGCGCGCCGAAGCCCGCGAACTCGACCTGGACTTCGTCCTCGGCCACCAGGGGCCGGCCGCCGGCTGGGCGCGCCGCGCCCGCCCGGGCGACGCGGTGTGGATCGTCGGCCCCAAGTCCTCCACCGTCCTCCCCGCCGGGCTGGACTGGATCGTCCTGCTCGGCGACGAGACGGCGCTGCCGGCCGTCGCCCGCTTCCTGGAGGAACGCCCGACCACGGCCCCGGCGGACGTCTACCTGACCATCGGCGACCCCGCCGCCCGCGTCGACCTCCCCACCAGGCCGGGCGACCGGGTGCACTGGATCGAGGACCCGGAGCACGACCAGGGCACGCCCCTGCGGCTGATCCGCGACCACCCGTGGCGGGAGGGCGCCGGCTATGTGTGGGGCGCCGGCGAGAGCCGCGCGCTGCTCCCGGTCCGGCGCCACCTGCGCAACGAACGCGGCCTCGACCGCGCCCGGATCTCCGTCACCGGCTACTGGCACGAGAGCGCGCCCGAACCCCGGGCGGGCCCCGGCGGCCCGCCCGGGGTACCGGAGTTGGGCTCGGCCACCGTCGCCTGGTTCGCCGTCCGCGCCGCGCTGCGCCTCTCCGTGCTCGACACGCTCGCCGGCGCCGGGCGCCTGCCGCTCCCCGAACTCGCCGCACGGGCCGGCGTCGCCCCGGCCGGCCTTGGCCCGCTGCTGGCCGTGCTGGCCGCCCGGGACATCGTCGAACTGACGGCGGACTCGGTGGCGTTGGGGACGGCCGGCGCGGAGCTGGTCAACGACGAGCACGCCCGCGAGGGCTTCGACGGCTTCGACGCCGAGGTGCTGCTCTCCCTGGCCGCGCTCGACGACACGCTCAGACACGGCGCCTCGGGCTGGGCGAGGTCCCATGGCGCCACCGCCTGGGAGGCCGCCGCCCAGGACCCGGAGATCTACGGGGAGTTCGTCGAGCGGGGCGAGGCGCTCGGCTTCGTCCTCGACGCGCTGGCGGCCGAGCCCGCCGTGGCCACGGCCGGGCACATCGCCCTCAGCGGCCCCGGGGCCGCCGTGGTCGCCGACGTGCTGCGCGACCGTGGCGTCACCGCCCGGCTGACGGTGACGGGGTCAGGGACCGCCCTGGGCGTGCTGCGGCCCCGGGTGCGGTCGCACGGGATCGGCTTCGTCGCCGGACGGGTCCCCGCCGACCTCGCCGTCTCGGCGCTCGCGCTCGGCCCCCGCACCGACGAGGAGGCGGTGGCGGCGCTGGCGTCGCTGCGCGCCGTGGCGGACACGCTGCTGGTCGTGGAGTCGCTGCGGCCCGACGAGCTCGGGCAGGGCGCGGCCGACCAGGGGGTGCTGCGGATGGCGCTGACCGGAGCACCGCCGCGCTCCCCCGCCGCGGTCAGAGCGCTGGCGGAGGCCGCCGGCTGGCGGTTCGACCGGGGCGTCGCCCTCGGCTGGGGCTATGAGGCCCTCGCCCTGACCTCGACGAGGGGCGGCTGA
- the serS gene encoding serine--tRNA ligase yields MLEVTVIRADTERVRRALAKRGVRVDLSAFLALDQERRNTRTETERLRADRKRISAEVAGARRAGEGAEELQARAKELAALLTERESRLTELERECREFLDPLPNLPDEDVPAGGKERNEVLRTVGEPADLPFPAKDHVTLARSLDLVDYQRGTKLGGSGFWVYGGDGARLEWALLNYFVAAHLSDGYRFVLPPHILTHEAGYAAGQFPKFADEVFAVERGETGPERFLLPTSETALVNLHRDETLPEAELPLRYFAYSPCYRKEIGGYRSTERGTLRGHQFNKVEMFQFAHPERSDEAHDELLAKAERLVADLGLTYRVTRLAAEDTSAAMARTLDIEVLLPSVGGHVEVSSVSNARDYQARRGNIRYRPRHGRSAFVHTLNASGLATSRLMPALLEQHQREDGTVALPEVLRPWFPDLLLTPLTTARRLTAAERNA; encoded by the coding sequence ATGTTGGAAGTCACCGTGATCCGTGCGGACACCGAGCGAGTACGAAGGGCCCTGGCGAAGCGAGGGGTCCGGGTCGATCTCTCGGCCTTCCTCGCCCTGGACCAGGAGCGGCGGAATACCAGGACCGAGACCGAGCGGCTGCGGGCCGACCGCAAGCGGATCTCGGCCGAGGTGGCCGGCGCCCGGCGGGCGGGCGAGGGCGCCGAGGAACTCCAGGCCAGGGCCAAGGAGTTGGCCGCACTCCTGACCGAGCGGGAGAGCCGCCTCACGGAGCTGGAGCGGGAGTGCCGGGAGTTCCTCGACCCGCTGCCCAACCTCCCCGACGAGGATGTGCCCGCCGGCGGCAAGGAGCGGAACGAGGTCCTCAGGACCGTCGGCGAACCGGCCGACCTCCCGTTCCCCGCGAAGGACCACGTGACGTTGGCGCGGTCGCTCGACCTCGTCGACTACCAGCGCGGCACCAAGCTCGGCGGCAGCGGCTTCTGGGTGTACGGCGGCGACGGGGCCCGCCTCGAATGGGCGCTGCTCAACTACTTCGTCGCCGCCCATCTGAGCGACGGCTACCGGTTCGTCCTGCCGCCGCACATCCTGACCCACGAGGCGGGCTACGCCGCCGGCCAGTTCCCCAAGTTCGCCGACGAGGTCTTCGCGGTGGAGCGGGGCGAAACGGGCCCCGAGCGGTTCCTGCTGCCCACCTCGGAGACGGCCCTGGTCAACCTCCACCGGGACGAGACCCTGCCGGAGGCCGAGCTGCCCCTGCGGTACTTCGCCTACTCGCCCTGCTACCGCAAGGAGATCGGCGGCTACCGCTCCACCGAGCGGGGCACGCTGCGCGGGCACCAGTTCAACAAGGTCGAGATGTTCCAGTTCGCGCACCCCGAGCGGTCGGACGAGGCCCACGACGAGCTGCTGGCCAAGGCCGAACGCCTCGTCGCCGACCTGGGGTTGACCTACCGGGTCACCCGACTCGCCGCCGAGGACACCAGCGCCGCCATGGCCAGGACCCTCGACATCGAGGTCCTGCTGCCCAGCGTCGGCGGCCATGTGGAGGTCAGCTCGGTGTCCAACGCCCGTGACTACCAGGCGCGGCGCGGCAACATCCGCTACCGGCCCCGCCACGGCAGGTCGGCGTTCGTCCACACCCTGAACGCCTCCGGCCTCGCCACCAGCCGGCTGATGCCCGCACTCCTCGAACAACACCAGCGCGAGGACGGCACCGTCGCCCTCCCCGAGGTGCTCCGCCCCTGGTTCCCCGACCTCCTCCTGACGCCGCTGACCACCGCCCGACGGCTGACGGCGGCGGAGAGGAACGCCTGA
- a CDS encoding enoyl-CoA hydratase/isomerase family protein — MSDTGPEVLLRVDGRAGVITLNRPRAINALSHAMVRAVDAALRDWERDPAVRTVVVEGAGERGLCAGGDIRAIHDDARAGTGAARDFWYDEYRLNARVARFPKPYVALMDGIVMGGGVGVSAHGSVRIVTERSRVAMPETGIGFVPDVGGTQLLARAPGELGTHLGLTGESMTASDALACGFADHFVPSAALPELLRDLARLPAEDAVARHAARAPAGTLTASRDWIDAGYAADSVEEIVERLRAAPGEGPRRAAEALGTRSPTALKVTLAALRRARGLGTLEAVLAQEYRTSCHALETADLVEGIRAQVIDKDRRPSWRPPTLAEVTPADVARFFSPLEGRELRLPPPTGAVG, encoded by the coding sequence ATGAGCGACACCGGGCCCGAGGTCCTGCTCCGGGTGGACGGCCGGGCGGGTGTGATCACGCTCAACCGGCCGCGCGCGATCAACGCGCTCTCGCACGCCATGGTGCGCGCCGTCGACGCCGCGCTCCGCGACTGGGAGCGCGATCCGGCCGTGCGGACCGTGGTCGTCGAGGGCGCCGGCGAACGGGGGCTCTGCGCGGGCGGCGACATCCGCGCCATCCACGACGACGCCCGCGCCGGCACCGGCGCGGCCCGCGACTTCTGGTACGACGAGTACCGGCTGAACGCCCGCGTCGCCCGGTTCCCCAAGCCGTATGTGGCGCTGATGGACGGCATCGTCATGGGCGGCGGCGTCGGCGTCTCCGCGCATGGGAGCGTCCGGATCGTCACGGAGCGCTCCCGGGTGGCGATGCCGGAGACCGGCATCGGGTTCGTCCCCGATGTCGGCGGCACCCAGCTGTTGGCGCGCGCCCCGGGCGAGTTGGGCACCCATCTGGGGCTCACCGGCGAGTCGATGACCGCCTCGGACGCGCTGGCCTGCGGGTTCGCCGACCACTTCGTCCCCTCGGCCGCGCTGCCCGAACTGCTGCGGGACCTCGCGCGGCTGCCGGCCGAGGACGCCGTCGCCCGCCACGCGGCGCGGGCACCGGCCGGCACGCTGACCGCCTCGCGCGACTGGATCGACGCCGGCTATGCCGCCGACTCGGTCGAGGAGATCGTCGAACGGCTGCGCGCGGCGCCGGGCGAGGGCCCCCGGCGGGCCGCCGAGGCGCTGGGCACCCGTTCGCCGACCGCGCTCAAGGTCACCCTCGCCGCGCTGCGCCGCGCCCGTGGGCTCGGCACCCTGGAGGCCGTCCTCGCCCAGGAGTACCGGACGTCCTGCCACGCCCTGGAGACGGCCGATCTGGTCGAGGGCATCCGCGCCCAGGTCATCGACAAGGACCGGCGCCCGAGTTGGCGCCCGCCGACGCTGGCGGAGGTCACCCCCGCCGATGTGGCGCGGTTCTTCTCCCCGCTGGAGGGCCGCGAACTGCGCCTGCCGCCCCCGACGGGGGCCGTGGGCTGA